The following proteins are co-located in the Triticum aestivum cultivar Chinese Spring chromosome 1A, IWGSC CS RefSeq v2.1, whole genome shotgun sequence genome:
- the LOC123060078 gene encoding L-type lectin-domain containing receptor kinase S.7 — MPPPHPSTLFLLPLLLLAVHLPPAAAAASSYRHISWASNLTLLGSASVLPGGVAVALTTNSSDGIGAGRALFSEPVRFLLPPPDPRAAPAQASFSTRFTFRITPSPSYGDGIAFVLTSSRAFLGASNGFLGLFPSASASDDDGEPHDVYTVAVELDTHRDVALRDPDGNHVALDAGSIFSVASASPGVDLKAGVPITAWIEYRAPRRRLRAWLSYSSSRKPDKAALSVDVDLSGLLLTHMYAGFSASNGEGAALHVVESWTFRTFGFPNTSHASASPIPSPPPKDQASSLKSPLPLPENHHHHHNLLYTVLGGALGGVVLLVVVVISSILWIRHPKRRTSEKPAVLFDDKNFRGMLSMEVVRAATKDFGSENVIGIGGSGAIVFQGVLPSGSRVAVKRFQAMWPCSKAFLSELRAMLDCPHHPNLVPLLGWCSSEHDLVLVYEFMPNGNLDSALHTKGGAILPWEARFRVVLGVASALTFLHDECEHRILHRDVKSSNVLLDADFNARLGDFGLARVVSHGGVPLATQPAGTLGYLAPEYVHSGVASERSDVYSFGVLALEVATGRRPTEKGTAVVDWVWSLWGRRRLVDAADQRLQGRFVAEEMRRVLLVGLCCVHPDCRKRPGMRRVVRMLDGSAPMTLVPDKKPPVVLKSPLNQTSSVNTMDTMNTAFYSCR, encoded by the coding sequence atgccgccgccccacccctccaccctcttcctcctccccctcctcctcctcgccgtccacctcccgcccgccgccgccgccgcctcctcctaccGCCACATCTCGTGGGCGAGCAACCTCACGCTCCTGGGCTCCGCCTCGGTCCTCCCGGGCGGGGTCGCCGTCGCGCTCACCACCAACTCCAGCGACGGCATCGGCGCCGGCCGCGCCCTCTTCTCGGAGCCCGTGCGCTTCCTCCTCCCCCCACCCgacccgcgcgccgccccggcgCAGGCCTCCTTCTCCACCCGCTTCACCTTCCGCATCACCCCGTCGCCCTCCTACGGCGACGGGATCGCGTTCGTCCTCACCTCCTCGCGCGCCTTCCTCGGGGCCTCCAACGGGTTCCTCGGCCTCTtcccctccgcctccgcctccgacgACGACGGCGAGCCCCACGACGTGTACACCGTCGCCGTCGAGCTCGACACGCACCGCGACGTGGCGCTGCGCGACCCCGATGGCAACCACGTCGCGCTCGACGCGGGCTCCATCTTCTCCGTTGCGTCCGCGAGCCCCGGCGTCGACCTCAAGGCCGGCGTGCCCATCACCGCCTGGATCGAGTAccgcgcgccgcgccgccgcctccgcgcctggCTCTCCTACTCGTCGTCCCGCAAACCCGACAAGGCCGCGCTCTCCGTCGACGTCGACCTCTCCGGGCTCCTCCTCACGCACATGTACGCCGGCTTCTCGGCGTCCAATGGCGAAGGGGCCGCGCTGCACGTCGTCGAGAGCTGGACCTTTCGCACCTTCGGCTTCCCCAACACCTCGCACGCCTCGGCTTCCCCAATTCCTTCGCCACCGCCCAAGGACCAGGCGTCGTCGCTCAAGAGCCCACTGCCGCTTCCAGAaaatcaccaccaccaccataacctACTCTACACGGTGCTGGGTGGAGCTCTCGGTGGCGTGGTCTTGCTGGTTGTTGTGGTCATCAGCTCTATTCTATGGATTCGCCATCCAAAGCGCCGCACAAGTGAAAAACCTGCTGTGCTGTTCGACGACAAGAACTTCCGTGGGATGCTGTCCATGGAGGTGGTACGCGCAGCAACAAAGGACTTCGGCAGTGAAAATGTGATCGGCATTGGTGGCTCTGGCGCGATTGTGTTTCAGGGGGTTCTCCCTTCTGGGTCAAGGGTTGCTGTCAAACGGTTCCAAGCTATGTGGCCGTGCTCAAAGGCGTTTCTGAGTGAGCTTCGTGCCATGCTTGATTGCCCACACCACCCCAATCTTGTGCCACTCTTGGGATGGTGCTCCAGTGAGCATGACCTGGTTCTTGTTTACGAGTTCATGCCCAATGGTAATCTTGACAGTGCACTGCACACAAAGGGTGGAGCAATACTTCCTTGGGAGGCACGGTTTCGGGTGGTGCTTGGTGTTGCATCAGCACTTACATTTCTGCATGATGAATGTGAGCACCGCATTCTTCATCGTGATGTCAAGTCATCAAATGTGCTGCTTGATGCAGACTTCAATGCTCGGTTAGGAGATTTTGGTCTTGCTCGCGTGGTGAGCCATGGCGGGGTGCCTTTGGCAACACAGCCAGCGGGCACACTGGGATACCTCGCACCAGAGTATGTGCATTCAGGTGTGGCATCAGAGCGGTCGGATGTTTACAGCTTCGGGGTGCTTGCTTTGGAGGTGGCCACTGGCCGGAGGCCAACAGAGAAGGGAACCGCAGTTGTTGACTGGGTGTGGAGTCTCTGGGGTCGTCGGAGACTGGTTGATGCAGCAGACCAGCGGCTTCAGGGACGGTTTGTCGCTGAGGAGATGCGACGGGTGCTGCTTGTGGGCCTCTGCTGTGTGCATCCGGACTGTAGGAAGCGGCCCGGTATGCGAAGGGTGGTCAGGATGCTTGATGGTAGTGCACCCATGACACTGGTGCCAGATAAGAAGCCACCAGTTGTACTGAAGTCACCACTAAATCAAACATCGTCAGTGAACACCATGGATACTATGAATACTGCATTTTACAGCTGTCGCTAG